Proteins from one Nerophis lumbriciformis linkage group LG08, RoL_Nlum_v2.1, whole genome shotgun sequence genomic window:
- the ccdc32 gene encoding coiled-coil domain-containing protein 32 yields MIDDFEKQEVRTSGELWSQICGPETDTSSDHNTDFQDSFQPAAHVHGQWNGTSNTSSSSTKWEPMEDSETYIASLENRLKKLKGQSSDVTSRDMLRSLSQAKKECWDRFLHDAETSELFQSGDMDESALEHFKRWLVPEKVAVSAEELEFLLRPSQTKEPTQVELHQQEKEEEEEEECHHPEEDDPQSPEK; encoded by the exons ATGATCGACGACTTCGAGAAACAGGAGGTTCGCACCAGTGGGGAACTCTGGTCCCAAATTTGTGGTCCTGAGACGGACACGTCCTCAGACCACAACACTGACTTTCAAGACTCCTTCCAGCCAGCAGCACACGTCCATGGCCAGTGGAATGGGACCAGCAACACCAGTTCGAGCAGTACTAAATGGGAACCCATGGAGGATTCTGAGACCTACATTGCCAGTTTAG AGAACCGACTGAAGAAGCTGAAGGGTCAGTCGAGTGACGTCACCTCCAGGGACATGCTGCGCTCTTTGTCTCAAGCCAAGAAGGAATGCTGGGATAGGTTCCTGCACGACGCAGAGACCTCAGAGCTATTTCAAAGCGGCGACATGGATGAGAG CGCCCTGGAACACTTCAAGAGGTGGTTGGTCCCGGAGAAGGTGGCAGTCAGTGCAGAGGAGCTGGAGTTTCTGCTGAGGCCGTCTCAGACGAAGGAGCCCACCCAGGTAGAGCTGCATCAGCAAgagaaggaagaggaggaggaggaagagtgcCACCATCCTGAGGAAGATGACCCTCAGAGCCCTGAGAAATAA